One part of the Marinobacter sp. M3C genome encodes these proteins:
- a CDS encoding Na/Pi symporter, with protein MPKMKLLVLPLLALVILSVSFWYSDGWLKLCAGLALFLFGMQCLEEGLKDLAGGRLEQLMEQSTATRFKGLMFGVGGTMILQSTTLMSLLTIAFISTGLIHLAGGISILLGINLGTSGGIWLLAAAGQDFSLSPLALPLLVFGVLAGFSSPKGKAAGRIVLGIAFIFLGIDQIKNGFGEFGSFLDLAGQVDKTFVFQLYFVAAGLVLTAVLQSSHATLMLVLAALAAGQIELWQGMAIAIGGNVGSSVTTAIVGWLGGNRSGQRLALVHVLFNVIAGGVTLLLLEPLRWLSENLMWLLGAGDNTLLQLAMFQTLFNVIGVLLFWPFQAQLEKGLRRFLPDRKEPAVLIPNSQTGPRATAEQRELPESHARYLDEAALASVDTASRAVVQELQHLGRLSLEVICHALYQPIEQLIGREVDDAKLNARPADNEGLDTEELYQRHIKVVYSELLGFMSRLDAPKDDGHHQFWMTCHMVALQLVDAVKDAKALQKNLGRYLRDEPSVAQEHYLELRRHLLWVLRQVREVSVRALPDDVRLNRLNWIDSQAEKFDDDFRHHIFSDVRGARLNNRQASSLMHDLGYAIRITHNFRNVLQLGLADGDELLREVGHLGGEGDDQPLIRVGWP; from the coding sequence ATGCCCAAAATGAAGCTACTGGTTTTGCCGCTATTGGCGCTGGTTATTTTGTCGGTGAGTTTCTGGTACAGCGACGGTTGGCTAAAGCTTTGTGCGGGCCTGGCTCTGTTCTTATTCGGCATGCAATGTCTGGAAGAAGGCTTGAAAGATTTAGCCGGTGGTCGCCTTGAGCAGCTGATGGAGCAGAGCACGGCTACGCGATTCAAGGGGCTGATGTTTGGTGTGGGCGGCACTATGATTCTGCAGTCCACTACCTTGATGTCGTTGCTGACCATTGCTTTTATCAGTACCGGGCTGATTCATTTGGCCGGCGGTATTTCTATTTTGCTGGGTATTAATCTGGGCACCAGTGGTGGTATTTGGCTGCTGGCGGCGGCGGGTCAGGATTTCAGTTTGAGCCCGCTTGCGTTGCCGCTTTTGGTGTTTGGCGTGTTGGCGGGCTTTAGCAGCCCTAAGGGCAAAGCGGCAGGGCGAATTGTTCTGGGCATTGCTTTTATTTTTCTGGGTATTGACCAGATTAAAAACGGGTTTGGCGAATTCGGCAGTTTTCTGGATTTGGCCGGGCAGGTGGATAAAACCTTTGTTTTCCAGTTGTATTTTGTGGCAGCAGGCCTGGTTTTAACCGCTGTTTTGCAGTCCAGTCATGCCACTTTAATGCTAGTGTTGGCGGCGCTGGCGGCGGGGCAAATTGAGCTCTGGCAGGGCATGGCGATCGCCATTGGTGGCAACGTTGGCAGCAGTGTAACCACCGCTATTGTGGGTTGGCTGGGCGGTAATCGCAGCGGCCAGCGGCTGGCTCTGGTGCACGTGTTGTTCAACGTGATTGCCGGCGGTGTTACGTTGCTGCTGCTGGAACCGCTGCGCTGGCTGTCCGAAAATCTGATGTGGCTGTTAGGGGCAGGCGACAACACCCTGCTGCAGCTGGCTATGTTCCAGACTCTGTTTAACGTTATTGGTGTGTTGCTGTTCTGGCCCTTTCAGGCCCAACTGGAAAAAGGCTTGCGGCGTTTTTTGCCAGACCGCAAGGAGCCGGCGGTGTTGATTCCCAATTCGCAAACCGGCCCGCGTGCGACGGCGGAGCAGCGGGAATTGCCGGAAAGCCATGCTCGCTACCTGGACGAAGCGGCGCTGGCGTCAGTGGATACCGCGTCGCGGGCGGTGGTGCAGGAGTTGCAGCACCTGGGCCGTTTGAGCCTAGAGGTGATTTGTCACGCCCTGTACCAGCCCATCGAGCAGCTGATTGGCCGCGAGGTAGACGACGCCAAGCTCAATGCGCGGCCCGCAGACAACGAGGGTCTAGACACCGAAGAGCTTTACCAGCGCCATATAAAGGTGGTGTATTCCGAGCTGCTGGGTTTTATGAGCCGGCTGGATGCACCCAAGGATGATGGGCACCATCAATTCTGGATGACCTGCCATATGGTGGCGCTGCAGTTGGTGGACGCGGTAAAAGACGCCAAAGCGTTGCAGAAGAACCTGGGGCGTTACCTGCGTGATGAGCCTTCAGTGGCCCAGGAGCATTATCTGGAGCTGCGACGCCATCTTTTATGGGTGCTGCGCCAGGTGCGTGAGGTGAGTGTGCGGGCGCTGCCGGATGACGTGCGCCTTAATCGCCTGAACTGGATAGACAGCCAGGCAGAAAAATTTGATGACGACTTCCGCCACCACATTTTCAGCGATGTGCGCGGTGCGCGACTGAACAACCGCCAAGCCAGCTCGTTGATGCATGACTTGGGGTACGCCATCCGCATTACGCATAATTTCCGTAATGTGCTGCAGTTAGGTCTGGCCGACGGCGATGAGCTGCTTCGCGAAGTGGGCCACTTGGGCGGCGAAGGTGACGATCAGCCGTTGATTCGCGTCGGTTGGCCCTGA
- a CDS encoding DUF4139 domain-containing protein: protein MIKKNLFVLAIAAVPLSVAADITQATLYPSHGDLTWQETQTVMQGNGVITINRLPVSLQDQSVRVSLGGVAGAQIQQIEIGRIEQAGYISEQTQRLRNELTQVQEQLQAQEDAIQAWNQQVTLMTKAAENPHELSATELSDMAAALKQTTLAALAEIRGIRTKMRDDIALKDRLERELSQAQQNARASKTAQIHYRAPAGGDLTITLEFQTNEARWRSEYNAQLSSQVAGQKSSDQNNGELTLQHLAVVQQTTGDDWSNVELQLSTANARRGTNMPPLDSWVVSPAQPDFLVRQMKSAAPMLDSSAMAEVQADFGASVERQSTFTQSYRLAQPVSIPNGGNGQRLTVAEHTLAVETAVWTAPAYDPTGYIHATGIFTADAPIPAGPVQLFRDGQSVGSTYLPEMTSGEELRLGFGVDEAIRVAVVNEIERTGEEGIWKSEQVQRRQNRFEITNHHNEAVNLRIFDRMPVSQIDILTVKPLQISEPVERNVDDKKGVLAWNRTVPAGETVSVQSGFEVRVPEGKQLPDL, encoded by the coding sequence ATGATCAAAAAGAATCTGTTTGTTCTCGCTATAGCAGCAGTGCCACTTTCAGTTGCTGCTGACATCACCCAAGCCACCCTCTACCCCTCCCATGGCGACCTAACCTGGCAAGAAACCCAAACGGTGATGCAGGGAAATGGCGTTATTACCATTAACCGCTTGCCCGTCAGCCTGCAGGACCAAAGTGTGCGCGTATCTCTGGGCGGAGTCGCCGGTGCGCAAATTCAACAGATTGAGATTGGCCGCATTGAGCAAGCCGGGTACATATCGGAACAAACCCAGCGGTTGCGTAACGAGCTGACCCAAGTGCAAGAACAACTTCAGGCGCAAGAAGACGCGATTCAAGCCTGGAACCAGCAAGTCACCCTGATGACCAAAGCCGCCGAGAACCCGCACGAACTGTCGGCCACCGAATTGAGCGACATGGCTGCCGCCTTGAAGCAGACAACATTGGCAGCACTGGCAGAAATTCGCGGCATACGCACCAAAATGCGTGACGACATAGCCCTGAAAGATCGCCTGGAACGGGAACTGTCACAAGCGCAGCAAAACGCCCGGGCCAGCAAAACAGCACAGATTCACTACCGCGCCCCTGCCGGTGGCGACCTGACCATCACACTGGAATTCCAAACCAACGAAGCGCGCTGGCGCAGCGAATACAATGCCCAACTAAGCTCCCAAGTAGCAGGCCAAAAAAGCAGCGACCAAAACAACGGCGAATTGACGCTGCAACATCTGGCCGTTGTACAGCAGACCACCGGTGATGACTGGAGCAACGTCGAGTTGCAACTCTCAACCGCCAATGCCCGGCGTGGAACCAACATGCCGCCCCTGGATTCCTGGGTGGTTAGCCCGGCACAGCCTGATTTTCTGGTGCGCCAGATGAAATCCGCCGCTCCCATGCTCGACAGCAGCGCCATGGCCGAGGTTCAGGCAGACTTCGGCGCCAGCGTAGAACGCCAAAGCACCTTTACCCAAAGCTACCGTTTGGCGCAGCCTGTCAGCATTCCAAACGGCGGCAACGGCCAGCGCCTCACCGTAGCCGAGCACACATTAGCGGTCGAAACAGCGGTATGGACAGCACCGGCGTATGACCCAACAGGCTATATACACGCCACGGGGATATTCACCGCTGACGCCCCCATACCCGCCGGCCCCGTGCAGCTGTTCCGCGATGGCCAAAGTGTAGGCAGCACCTACCTGCCTGAAATGACCAGCGGCGAAGAACTGCGCCTAGGCTTCGGCGTGGATGAAGCCATACGGGTTGCCGTCGTCAACGAAATTGAGCGTACCGGCGAAGAAGGCATCTGGAAAAGCGAACAGGTACAACGCCGGCAAAACCGCTTTGAAATCACCAACCATCACAATGAAGCCGTGAACCTACGGATTTTTGACCGCATGCCCGTATCGCAAATCGACATCCTTACCGTAAAGCCGCTGCAAATCAGCGAGCCAGTGGAACGCAACGTGGACGACAAAAAAGGCGTATTGGCGTGGAACCGCACTGTACCGGCTGGCGAAACAGTCAGCGTGCAATCCGGATTTGAAGTACGCGTACCAGAGGGCAAACAACTGCCCGATTTATAA
- the tenA gene encoding thiaminase II — protein MPYQFEDLKNSCHDEWRAYIKHSFVQQLGDASLAPEAFQHYLKQDYLFLIQFARAYGLAVYKSPTLSDLKQAKEGLKAIVDIELDLHIRYCKKWGISEQELADLPEARATLAYTRYVLDTGNRGDLLDLHVALSPCMVGYGEIANWLNSRAETLRGDSNPYDAWIAMYESAGFQQAMDSEIRWLNERLAEVSPARFDQLTRIFSDATRLEIDFWQMGLVQSD, from the coding sequence ATGCCCTACCAATTTGAAGATCTAAAAAACAGCTGCCATGACGAATGGCGCGCCTACATCAAACACAGCTTTGTGCAGCAGCTGGGCGATGCATCGCTTGCGCCAGAGGCCTTTCAGCATTACCTGAAGCAGGATTATCTTTTTCTGATTCAGTTCGCCCGTGCCTATGGCCTGGCGGTATACAAAAGCCCAACTTTGTCTGACCTTAAACAGGCGAAAGAAGGGTTGAAAGCGATTGTAGACATCGAGCTGGATTTACACATCCGCTACTGCAAGAAGTGGGGCATTTCAGAGCAGGAACTGGCTGACCTGCCGGAAGCCCGGGCGACCCTGGCTTACACTCGTTATGTACTTGATACCGGCAACCGCGGTGATCTGTTGGATCTGCACGTGGCGCTTTCGCCCTGCATGGTGGGTTACGGTGAAATCGCCAACTGGCTGAACAGCCGGGCAGAAACCCTTCGGGGCGATAGCAATCCATACGATGCCTGGATTGCCATGTACGAAAGCGCCGGGTTCCAGCAGGCCATGGATTCAGAGATACGCTGGCTGAACGAGCGGTTGGCCGAAGTCTCCCCCGCCAGGTTTGATCAGCTTACGCGAATATTCAGTGACGCTACCCGCCTTGAAATCGACTTTTGGCAGATGGGGTTGGTGCAGAGTGATTGA
- a CDS encoding class I SAM-dependent methyltransferase — MTYAPRNKNAQKFFTQYQSLIFDQVHRDWLPQLEGITGLALDVGAGSGRDALALADRGWDVVAVEPAAGLRELGQSATKDKSIQWIDDQLPDLNQVRKLSYRFNLNLVSAVWMHIPPTVRERAFRILAELLAPGGMLVVTLRHGSGDGERVFYDVSREELEAFAKHRALIPVALPAGRNDDQLKRPEVSWETLAFRSRCSATASERQQTARRADCWRLV, encoded by the coding sequence ATGACGTACGCTCCCCGCAATAAGAATGCCCAAAAGTTCTTCACTCAATACCAGTCCCTGATTTTTGATCAGGTACACCGCGACTGGTTGCCCCAGCTGGAGGGCATAACCGGCCTCGCGCTGGACGTCGGCGCCGGCAGCGGTCGAGATGCTTTGGCTCTGGCAGATCGCGGTTGGGATGTGGTCGCGGTGGAGCCCGCGGCTGGTTTACGGGAGCTTGGCCAGAGTGCCACCAAAGACAAAAGCATTCAGTGGATAGACGATCAGTTGCCAGACCTTAATCAGGTTCGAAAGCTGAGTTATCGCTTTAACCTGAATCTGGTCTCTGCGGTTTGGATGCATATCCCGCCAACGGTCCGTGAACGTGCGTTTCGAATTCTGGCTGAGTTGTTAGCGCCGGGAGGAATGCTGGTGGTTACGCTTCGGCACGGCTCTGGCGATGGTGAGCGTGTTTTTTACGATGTTAGCCGGGAAGAGCTGGAGGCATTTGCCAAGCATCGGGCGCTGATTCCGGTTGCGCTGCCAGCAGGGCGCAATGATGACCAACTGAAGCGCCCCGAGGTTTCCTGGGAAACACTGGCGTTTCGGTCACGGTGTAGTGCTACAGCCTCCGAGCGACAGCAAACTGCACGACGAGCTGACTGCTGGCGGCTCGTATAG
- a CDS encoding DUF3427 domain-containing protein — translation MQQTGIYEQLITKLIQSRLNREKFYVGERQLNSAEASVWLSRFLSNVLEFAIDSVPSGDDRLQAQIELSNQLLVWLKGQIQDNGFLEENLLDSQGKILTALYELENPVASNLKQYVEDIFPLTGLTQSELFSGSNAGLSLESELKREILSADRIYWLVSFIKWAGIRIFRKELEAFAASGRELKIITTSYMGATDAKAVEYLASLPNTEVKLSYNTERERLHAKSYLFLRSTGFHTGYIGSSNLSRSALTNGLEWNLKITSQEIPHIIKKSLSTFETYWASDEFERFDGQAESAEKLKRALKQQKGLGELSVSHFFEITPFPHQKDILEQLSVERDVHQRFRNLVVAATGTGKTLISAFDFQRFVKAKPNANFLFVAHREEILRQAREAYRGVLRNSAFGELWVGGQLPDHYRQLFVSIQTLNNQLDQLKLTEDYYDYIVIDEVHHIAASSYRVALEHFTPSILLGLTATPERHDGDDILCDFGGVIAAELRLPEAINRRHLCPFQYFGIDDDTDLRTIPWSRGRYDVAQLTNLYTHNHSRVNKILHSLREIVTDITSMKALAFCVSRDHANFMVQQCLLNGIMADVLTSDNSHERQQKQQAIRSGQINVLCVVDIFNEGIDIPEVDTLLFLRPTESLTIFLQQLGRGLRLSEGKECCTVLDFVGNSRPEYDFANKFRALVGKSERSITEELRQGFPHAPLGCRIELTKKTQEMVLSNIRQATLTMKRLVSLIRQFPQHSTQTLTLKNFITHHPHIDLNELYKRGSWSELVSKAKGEEVADDSPFKLAKKGIYSRILTCDDHQYLLFLKMLCRAGFSWDEADRRRVLMCHYDFWQKTGPELEFESLAHSLVELSKLGLDRELVDVLDWKLAQTKHEQPAMPELPEVPLRLHARYSREQILVGFGATTFEKQPPSREGVFVIQNQNIELLFVTLDKNEKQFSPTTMYHDYAINERLFHWQSQNSARPDRGRGRGYIHHSNIDKRLFLFVREQAKDEYGRTMGFVNYGELGYVSHTGSQPMSITWKLRTPMPNFMWQQAAKLAVA, via the coding sequence ATACAGCAAACCGGAATCTATGAACAGCTAATCACAAAGCTCATCCAAAGCCGCTTGAATCGTGAAAAGTTCTACGTTGGAGAGCGACAGTTAAATAGCGCAGAGGCCTCTGTGTGGCTGTCACGCTTTCTGTCTAATGTCCTTGAATTTGCCATTGACTCGGTACCCTCGGGCGATGACAGGTTGCAGGCGCAAATCGAGCTTTCCAACCAGTTATTGGTGTGGCTGAAAGGGCAGATTCAGGACAATGGTTTTTTGGAAGAGAACCTCCTTGATAGCCAGGGGAAGATTCTGACCGCTCTGTATGAATTGGAAAACCCGGTTGCTTCGAACCTCAAGCAATACGTCGAAGATATTTTTCCTCTCACCGGGCTAACCCAGAGTGAGCTGTTCTCGGGTAGCAACGCAGGCCTATCGCTGGAATCCGAACTTAAGCGCGAGATACTGTCAGCAGACAGAATTTACTGGCTGGTATCGTTTATTAAGTGGGCTGGGATTCGTATTTTCAGAAAAGAGCTGGAAGCGTTCGCAGCCAGTGGCCGTGAGCTGAAAATCATCACCACCTCTTACATGGGAGCAACGGATGCAAAAGCCGTTGAGTATCTGGCGAGCCTGCCAAACACTGAAGTGAAGCTGAGCTACAACACCGAACGTGAAAGGTTACACGCCAAAAGCTACTTGTTCCTCCGGAGTACAGGCTTTCATACCGGTTACATTGGTTCATCAAACTTATCCCGTTCAGCGCTTACTAATGGCCTTGAGTGGAACCTGAAGATCACGTCTCAGGAAATTCCGCACATCATCAAAAAATCTCTCAGCACCTTCGAAACTTACTGGGCGTCGGACGAATTTGAGCGATTTGATGGGCAGGCTGAGAGTGCCGAAAAGCTCAAGCGCGCACTGAAACAGCAAAAAGGACTGGGTGAACTCAGCGTATCCCATTTTTTCGAGATCACGCCGTTTCCACATCAGAAGGATATCTTGGAGCAGCTGTCTGTTGAAAGAGACGTACACCAGCGTTTTCGAAACCTCGTGGTGGCGGCCACAGGTACCGGAAAGACGCTGATCTCGGCGTTTGATTTCCAGCGATTTGTGAAAGCAAAACCGAATGCGAATTTTCTGTTTGTGGCCCACCGGGAAGAAATCCTGCGACAGGCCCGTGAAGCTTACCGGGGTGTATTGAGAAACAGCGCCTTCGGAGAGCTCTGGGTTGGCGGGCAGTTGCCCGATCATTACCGCCAGTTGTTCGTATCCATTCAAACTTTAAACAACCAGTTGGACCAGCTGAAACTGACTGAGGATTACTACGACTACATTGTGATCGATGAGGTGCACCATATCGCCGCATCAAGTTACCGCGTGGCCCTGGAACACTTTACACCTTCGATACTTTTAGGGCTGACCGCGACACCGGAGCGGCATGACGGTGACGATATTCTGTGCGATTTTGGGGGTGTCATAGCGGCTGAGCTGCGGTTGCCGGAGGCGATCAACCGTCGTCATCTTTGCCCTTTTCAGTACTTTGGAATTGATGACGATACCGACCTTCGCACGATTCCATGGAGCCGGGGGCGCTACGATGTGGCGCAGCTCACCAACCTGTACACCCACAATCACAGTCGTGTGAACAAAATACTGCACAGTTTGCGGGAAATCGTAACAGACATAACAAGTATGAAAGCCTTGGCCTTCTGTGTGAGCCGTGACCACGCAAACTTCATGGTTCAGCAGTGCCTGCTGAATGGCATCATGGCTGATGTGCTGACCAGCGACAACAGCCATGAGCGGCAGCAAAAGCAGCAAGCCATCCGCTCAGGGCAGATCAACGTGTTGTGTGTGGTCGATATCTTCAACGAAGGTATCGACATTCCGGAAGTGGACACCCTGTTATTCCTGCGCCCAACGGAAAGTTTGACCATTTTCTTGCAGCAGCTTGGCCGCGGTCTTCGCCTTTCTGAGGGCAAAGAGTGCTGTACGGTTCTGGATTTCGTGGGTAACTCCCGGCCTGAGTATGATTTTGCTAATAAATTCAGGGCGCTGGTGGGTAAGTCTGAGCGTTCTATCACTGAGGAATTGAGACAAGGTTTTCCTCATGCGCCATTGGGTTGTCGGATTGAGCTGACTAAGAAGACACAAGAAATGGTGCTAAGCAACATACGCCAAGCCACTCTGACCATGAAACGTTTGGTGTCTCTGATTCGCCAGTTCCCCCAGCACTCAACTCAGACACTAACCCTGAAGAATTTTATAACGCACCATCCTCACATCGACTTGAATGAGCTTTATAAGCGCGGTAGCTGGTCCGAGCTGGTTAGCAAAGCCAAAGGCGAGGAAGTTGCTGATGACTCGCCGTTCAAACTGGCGAAAAAAGGAATCTATAGCCGAATTTTGACATGCGACGATCATCAGTACTTGCTGTTCTTGAAAATGTTGTGTCGGGCTGGCTTTAGCTGGGACGAGGCCGATCGTCGTCGAGTGCTTATGTGCCATTATGATTTCTGGCAAAAAACTGGGCCAGAGCTGGAGTTTGAGTCGCTGGCACATAGCCTTGTTGAACTCAGCAAGTTGGGGCTAGATCGGGAGCTAGTTGACGTTCTCGATTGGAAATTGGCGCAGACGAAGCATGAGCAACCAGCTATGCCTGAATTGCCGGAAGTGCCACTGCGTTTACACGCGCGCTATTCCCGGGAGCAAATTCTGGTTGGGTTTGGTGCGACAACATTCGAGAAACAGCCGCCGTCCAGAGAGGGCGTTTTCGTGATTCAAAACCAGAATATCGAGCTTTTATTTGTCACCTTAGATAAAAACGAAAAACAATTTTCCCCGACCACCATGTATCACGACTACGCCATCAATGAGCGTCTATTTCACTGGCAGTCACAAAACAGCGCGCGGCCAGACCGAGGGCGAGGGCGGGGCTATATTCACCATAGTAACATCGACAAGCGGCTCTTTCTGTTTGTGAGAGAACAGGCGAAAGATGAATACGGTCGCACGATGGGTTTTGTGAATTACGGTGAGCTTGGTTACGTGTCCCACACCGGCTCACAGCCCATGAGTATCACTTGGAAACTCCGCACGCCGATGCCAAACTTTATGTGGCAACAGGCGGCAAAGCTGGCGGTGGCATGA
- a CDS encoding metallophosphoesterase — protein sequence MYDLIGNIHGYASELKALLAKMDYQVIDGIWQHPERKVIFLGDFVDRVPVQIETVHIARTMVESGNALAVMGNHEYDAVAWATPDPQNPEQYLRRRTDKNWNQHKAFLEQVGEGSELHNSMIEWFKTLPVYLDLPELRAVHACWHPKYVSMIDQFTDDDNRLLAHASEASGRKGSEAYDSIEHLLKGLEFALPDGRHFFYKIRDASENKEKRIEVRAKWWLTDCFTLRELAIVPDSEIEKIPMTW from the coding sequence ATGTATGACCTGATTGGGAATATTCACGGTTATGCCAGCGAGTTGAAAGCCCTGTTGGCAAAAATGGACTACCAGGTAATCGACGGCATCTGGCAGCATCCCGAACGCAAAGTGATCTTCCTGGGTGACTTTGTCGACCGCGTCCCCGTTCAGATAGAAACCGTGCACATTGCCCGCACTATGGTCGAAAGCGGAAACGCTTTGGCGGTAATGGGTAACCACGAGTACGACGCAGTTGCCTGGGCTACGCCCGACCCACAAAACCCCGAACAATACCTGCGCCGCCGCACCGATAAAAACTGGAACCAGCACAAAGCCTTTCTGGAGCAGGTGGGCGAGGGCAGTGAACTGCACAACAGCATGATCGAATGGTTTAAAACTCTGCCCGTTTACCTTGATCTGCCTGAGCTACGCGCCGTTCACGCCTGCTGGCACCCAAAGTACGTGAGCATGATCGATCAGTTTACCGATGACGATAATCGGCTATTGGCGCATGCCTCGGAAGCCAGCGGCCGCAAAGGCAGCGAAGCTTACGACAGCATAGAACACCTGCTGAAAGGCCTCGAGTTCGCCCTACCTGACGGACGCCATTTCTTTTACAAAATCCGCGATGCAAGCGAAAACAAAGAGAAGCGCATCGAGGTGCGAGCGAAATGGTGGCTAACTGACTGTTTTACGCTGCGCGAGTTGGCGATAGTGCCCGATTCGGAAATTGAAAAGATACCCATGACTTGGTAA
- a CDS encoding 5'-nucleotidase produces the protein MSYPIEQKLVIAVASSALFDLSNSDRVFREQGEKAYRKYQEAHLTKPLRKGVAFPFVKRFLSVNQKFPAQCPVEVVLLSRNSVITGKRVFHSIRHHGLDISRAAFLEGKSPYAYIPAFNASLFLSANASDVSQAIDYGHPAGTVLPSKVVDDEGDPELRIAFDFDGVIADDASKRVLRIAIVTARNAPSHERVITTLEHWGVDANEVFFLGGMKKDRILKVLKPHMFFDDQRSHLQSDAGDIPMVHIPFGVANVHAITQSK, from the coding sequence ATGTCCTACCCCATCGAACAAAAACTCGTTATTGCGGTGGCGTCCAGCGCCCTGTTTGATTTGTCCAATTCCGACCGTGTGTTTCGCGAACAAGGTGAAAAAGCCTACCGGAAGTATCAGGAGGCTCATTTAACTAAGCCGTTGCGAAAAGGCGTTGCCTTTCCGTTTGTAAAACGTTTTTTGAGTGTGAACCAGAAATTTCCAGCGCAGTGCCCGGTGGAAGTGGTCTTGCTTTCGCGAAACTCGGTCATTACCGGCAAGCGGGTATTTCATTCTATTCGCCACCACGGCCTGGACATTAGCCGCGCAGCCTTTCTGGAGGGCAAATCGCCCTATGCCTACATTCCAGCGTTCAATGCCTCGCTGTTTCTATCGGCCAATGCCAGCGATGTGTCGCAGGCGATAGACTACGGCCACCCGGCTGGCACGGTTTTACCCAGCAAAGTGGTGGATGATGAAGGTGATCCAGAACTGCGCATAGCGTTTGATTTTGATGGAGTAATTGCGGATGACGCTTCGAAACGGGTATTGAGGATCGCCATCGTGACCGCCCGCAATGCGCCCTCCCATGAACGCGTGATCACAACCTTGGAACACTGGGGCGTGGATGCCAACGAGGTTTTCTTCTTGGGTGGAATGAAAAAAGATCGGATTCTGAAGGTGCTAAAGCCCCACATGTTTTTTGATGACCAACGATCGCACTTGCAATCCGATGCGGGAGATATTCCGATGGTTCATATTCCGTTTGGGGTCGCGAATGTTCATGCAATTACACAGTCAAAATAA
- a CDS encoding DUF4236 domain-containing protein produces MAFRFRRTVSIFPGVRINLGKRGVSVSAGVRGANVTLGRNGLYGNVGIPGSGMSYRKRLLKLNKAGDEARSTGSAAPSLAAPAEAEEIAHIQLNTKKGDIAILDADGNHLGDAALEVAKTHARQHLEDTLQQQVNIHNRIMATISSIHWDTPAPDHFPTLVAEPFDAPEPEAPALRTLDWLAYLCPARRRAFAGSNERKGQLYQNQHEQWTQEKLALEQREFARATERGIGVSVKELSDTASRKLYMAHVHGMGIRLVGECFACAPSVEEVILSAFTQVVRADTGQTEDRYIYSVKVHRNAWARIHFGNLQAVDPVAALAAFELRRDMTKTGIFTAIKPW; encoded by the coding sequence ATGGCATTTCGATTTCGTAGAACAGTCTCAATTTTCCCGGGAGTTCGCATCAATCTTGGCAAGCGGGGGGTCAGCGTTTCTGCCGGTGTGCGTGGTGCCAATGTTACTTTGGGGCGGAACGGGCTTTATGGCAATGTGGGCATTCCCGGTTCCGGGATGTCTTATCGAAAAAGGCTTCTTAAGCTGAATAAAGCCGGTGACGAAGCTAGAAGTACCGGCTCCGCAGCGCCATCGCTTGCGGCCCCAGCCGAGGCGGAGGAGATTGCACACATACAGCTGAATACAAAAAAGGGCGACATTGCCATTCTGGATGCCGATGGTAACCATCTTGGCGATGCAGCGCTTGAGGTTGCAAAAACACACGCCCGGCAACATCTGGAAGACACGCTGCAGCAGCAGGTGAACATCCATAACCGAATAATGGCAACAATCAGCAGCATTCACTGGGACACTCCGGCGCCTGATCATTTCCCCACACTGGTGGCCGAGCCTTTTGACGCGCCCGAGCCAGAAGCGCCGGCGTTACGGACACTGGATTGGCTAGCCTACCTTTGCCCTGCCCGGCGCAGAGCCTTTGCAGGCTCAAATGAACGCAAAGGCCAGCTTTACCAAAACCAGCACGAGCAGTGGACTCAAGAAAAGTTAGCGCTTGAGCAACGTGAATTTGCCCGAGCTACTGAGCGGGGTATTGGCGTTTCGGTAAAAGAGCTTTCTGACACGGCCTCCCGAAAACTCTACATGGCTCACGTGCATGGCATGGGTATTCGGTTGGTTGGTGAGTGTTTTGCGTGCGCGCCGTCTGTTGAGGAAGTGATTCTGTCAGCCTTTACGCAGGTAGTCAGGGCCGACACTGGCCAAACCGAAGACAGGTATATCTACAGCGTGAAAGTGCACCGTAACGCTTGGGCCCGTATTCACTTTGGTAATCTGCAAGCTGTGGATCCGGTTGCCGCTTTGGCAGCCTTCGAGTTGCGGCGAGATATGACAAAAACCGGCATTTTCACTGCTATCAAGCCTTGGTGA